From the genome of Polyangiaceae bacterium, one region includes:
- a CDS encoding trypsin-like peptidase domain-containing protein: MRTRRRGLFGRAAAWATLTTLGPLLGACASAPPSPTNANTASPAPGPDKPATAEAPRPAPLEPTSASVPTRNLLASLREAPLATSPTDSSIKGDLASLPEGGKGDVRENYRAVAPATVIIRTPTGLGTGVIINHTGWILTNNHVIEGGEREDFRIKVSVEMGKLDKSGAMERSNKLITAYVHKADPVRDLAIIKLEGTHKDLPFIRPAPEDPAPGEPVASLGHAGSGLVWAIKDGEVAAVGKLSTHLSQLVGLECSTSEDSADSMCKRKKQMFEGLKKVLDHDKPLQVVQSTCPNWPGDSGGPLVNRANALVGLNSFGYGNQENRSTFHVHIFRNPRIFSGNSHATGRHRSRSVVRRRRKRDDRRRRSRRPLRRAPHRRPRRHGALFRSRSKLARDRNGQTRRRHALWQTIV; encoded by the coding sequence ATGCGTACACGACGCCGTGGACTTTTCGGTAGAGCAGCGGCTTGGGCAACCCTCACCACCCTCGGCCCCCTGCTCGGAGCTTGCGCAAGCGCCCCGCCTTCTCCAACCAATGCCAACACCGCATCGCCCGCACCTGGCCCGGACAAACCTGCAACGGCCGAGGCGCCTCGCCCGGCGCCGCTCGAACCCACCAGCGCATCCGTTCCCACACGCAACCTGCTCGCATCCTTGCGCGAAGCGCCGCTCGCCACGAGCCCCACGGATTCCAGCATCAAAGGTGACCTCGCATCGCTGCCCGAAGGTGGCAAAGGCGATGTGCGGGAAAACTATCGCGCAGTCGCACCAGCGACGGTGATCATTCGAACGCCGACGGGCCTCGGTACCGGCGTCATCATCAATCACACCGGCTGGATCCTCACGAACAACCACGTCATCGAAGGCGGCGAACGCGAAGACTTCCGCATCAAGGTGTCGGTCGAGATGGGCAAACTCGACAAGTCCGGCGCCATGGAACGCTCGAACAAGCTCATCACGGCCTACGTGCACAAGGCCGATCCGGTGCGAGACCTCGCGATCATCAAGCTCGAAGGCACGCACAAAGACCTGCCGTTCATTCGTCCCGCGCCCGAAGATCCCGCTCCTGGTGAACCCGTTGCAAGTCTTGGTCATGCAGGTTCGGGGTTGGTCTGGGCCATCAAGGATGGCGAAGTCGCCGCCGTGGGCAAACTCTCGACGCATCTGTCGCAGCTCGTGGGACTCGAGTGCAGCACGAGCGAAGACAGCGCCGACAGCATGTGCAAGCGCAAGAAGCAGATGTTCGAGGGCCTCAAGAAGGTGCTCGACCATGACAAACCTCTGCAAGTCGTGCAGTCGACGTGTCCGAATTGGCCTGGAGACAGCGGCGGCCCGCTCGTGAATCGAGCCAACGCGCTCGTGGGGCTCAACAGCTTTGGTTACGGCAACCAAGAAAATCGATCGACCTTCCACGTACACATTTTCCGAAATCCGCGCATTTTTAGCGGAAATTCCCACGCAACCGGCCGACATCGTTCCCGATCCGTGGTTCGACGGCGGCGAAAACGCGACGATCGAAGACGCCGATCTCGACGGCCACTACGACGTGCTCCGCACCGAAGGCCGCGAAGGCATGGCGCGCTTTTTCGATCTCGATCAAAACTCGCTCGCGACCGCAACGGGCAAACCCGACGTCGCCACGCTCTATGGCAAACGATCGTTTGA